The Elaeis guineensis isolate ETL-2024a chromosome 3, EG11, whole genome shotgun sequence region ATGGcctgtcatcataattcttcaaatttcaattttgaaAATAGACCTTCGTAAAAGAATAGACACTGAATTGGATTAATTTGTGATTGCATTGTTGAGTTCCACATTCTTATGATATAGCCAGTAGTTTTTGCACGTGCATGGGATGTCTttgtccaaattttttctttttcagtgcATATAACTGGAATGTGGCCTAGCAAACATGTCTCAGAATGATTTTGCTGGGTGTTGGTCCTCAAATTGTGAGGGAATGCATACGATTTTCTCCAGTTCATTAGTCTCATTTGCTTGAATCTGACACTCATTACTAGGCGAGGAATAATTGTGGTGCTTTTGCTAAAAACTTACAGGTTCTCATTTGATCCTGCTGCCAAGTTGGGGCTTGATATTGCTTCATGTATTCTTACAAGGTATTATTGTGCTTACCAAGTTCTTTTTTTCATACTTAATGATTATTAGGTGTATCTTGAGAATTTTTACAGAAGTGATCTATATCTCTCTTATGGCTGCTACTAATTAATGTTTGAATTGAATGAGCCAATACATTGTATTATACGCTTGATGATCCATGAATATTGAGGTAGTTTCCAGATACCAAGGAAACATGCTTGTGAACTATTAATACATGAAGAGGGAGGTGTATATTTATTTAAAGATGCACTGTAAAGAAGGAATCTAAAGGGAGGATGGTGAGATCAAGGAGTAGGTGCTAGTGAGATTGTTTaccattttcttttatttattgtgAAACCCTTTTCTATGTATGTTTTtatgtatacatgcatgcatatgtcTGTTCTCATCCATCCCAAGTTTTATATGAGTAAATAATTGGACGAAGTAAGTAAGATGACTTTAACatcttttcttttaatatttttaatgtgGTTTAATGTGTACTTGCTGACTTTCTTCAAGTGCCATGGTGATTGCAGGGCACCAATTGGAGAGGAATcagaagggagaagaaaatatGTTATTCGCCCGTAAGCCTTTACATTGGACCATATTCATGATTGCTCATGCATTGCAAATTATGATGGTATTCGCAAGATGCATTTGTATAGTCAACTTGGGTCATGGCATCAATAATCTGCGTGGTTTCAAAGCCTCGGGCAGATATTGTCTTTGGATAAATGTAAattatattttgttatttttctctttcttatgtTCCAAAATCCAGAAAGTTAGGAATGAAATATGACTTTCCTGACTAGGAACAGGTACTTGCGTAGAATATGGGGATTTACAAGGTTAGGCTAGTTAATGTAGTTCTACGTTCTCATAACCAAATTTGTACTTAGACATGCTAGTACTCTTATAATCACATCCTGAAGATCCGATTAAAATGGGGCATGGTTTGGATTTTGATGAATGTTAAGTTAAAGATTCTTGTCAACTTGTTTCCCTGAAATCTGAAAACTTGCTTGGACATGCCATTCTCATCAGTTTTTTGTTTTTACCTAACCATATtgacttgagagagagagagagtgtgtgtgtgtttgGTACAAGATTACAGAGTCTGAATTTTCAGTTTTTCAGGTTTCATGTgcctaattaaaataattcaaaacaaaacagttatatatatatacagctacACCTATAGAATTGGAGCATAGCATAGTGGTATATTTAAACTGGTAGCTAAAAAATGTGGCTTAACCACTGGTAGGGATTTGTCAGGCATTTACTTATATCCTACCTTGTATTACATCAATAAAGATGTTTGCACTAATGTTGCCGAAATACCAGTGATAAAGTTCTTGTTGTCCTTTTTCTTAGTTTCGTTGGAGATTCAGGTACCTGCTCTGTTGTTTAGCTCATCAACTAATGTTGTCTAGCTCCAGTAGGATTTTGCCAAACTTTGCTCCACAATCTGAGCAAGACCAATCCATGTTGATCCAGGTGATTACCCTTAAAGAAAGTAGTTCTTGGCCCTCTTctgtttatttatatatttttctttgaagATGAGAAAACATTCCCTTGTCAACTAATAGAGTTGACAAAAGTGTAGCTGTTTCTGTTTCAATTGTATCTGAGTGCAGCATCCTTAAGATGCTAATTAAGGGGGAAACACTTTAAGAAACCTGCTTTAGAGGCCATAGCTTACTGCTTTTCACTGTTATGTAGAAAACGAAATGTCTATTTAGATGTTAGTGTCGTCCATCAATTTAAGTATGGATCTCTTGGACTAAATCAGTCCTTGTCCTATTAAAGTCtggtatctgggtcccctttctTTTCCTGTCTGACCACATGTCTACAACAGAACAACCCATGTTACATTAAAAAACTGCACTTTCTTTGAGATATTCCACAGCTGTAATATGCATTTAGGTTTTATGAGAATCTATATCTCCTATAATGGTTGTGAAATATTACATGTATATATTTGTTAAGCcacctgcttttttttttttttccagatatactcctatatcagACCCAGATTCAAAGGGCTATTTTGATCTATTAATTAAGGTATGATGACACCAGCCTATGATGTTGGTCATGCCAATTTTTTAGCCGTTTGTCatcttttttcttcatttaaattCTAAACTATTACTTTTTTAACTATGAAATATTTTGATTGTCTTTCTTTGACCATTCATGGGTTTTGTTGTTATGTTTCTTTATGCAGGTTTATCCTAATGGGAAGATGAGCCAGCATTTTGCAAGTTTAAAGCCAGGCGATGTTGTTGAAGTCAAAGGGTAAGTTATCAGATGAATTTTTGAAAACTATTCTTGCATTAGGAGttgttctttttaatttttgctgAACACTTTTGACTGCCAGGCCAATTGAAAAGCTGAGATATAGCCCAAATATGAAGAAGAAAATTGGCATGGTaagtaataattgatgattggtGGAACTCATGCTACTATATTTTATAGTTCTATGTATGATTGCGAGCTCTCTTCATGTtgtacaaaaatattttcaattgtcCTAAATATGATATCCAACTTCTCTTTTTCAAATAGGTTAACATATGGAAAGAATTTTTTCTCATACcataattatctttttttttttttgggtacaaataCCATAATTATCTTTGCTCTAATCATTTATTAAGATGCTCATGACTTCCTTTTGACTATGCCACTTAAGTATAATTATGATGTGATGCTTGGGGAATTGCATAATGCAAAAGAAGATGGAGGTGCTAACATATTAATTTATATCCCTCCTTGGGCAATCAACTTGATTGAGCTGGGGCACTCTTCAAATGCTAGCTTTGCCTGGATATAGGGTGATGCACCACATAGCAATCATTGTTCATAGATACAAGTAATAAAGATTATATTGTACTGGCTTCTCAGATTGCAGGAGGCACAGGTATCACACCAATGCTGCAGGTTATCAAGGCTATTCTGAAGAATCCTAATGATAACACTCAGGTATGCTTCATTATCTTGGCTAGAATTATGAAACTCTCACCTGTTGTTTATGTGAGCTGTTTTCATCATTGGTTCGGCCACTTTTGCACATGATTccacttttcttcttttttcccctCTTTAATATGAATCCAACACCGTATATTAAAAGCTTTCATTGCCATTCTTTTCACAAGCCATAATTTATTCTTAGAAGGTGAAGATTTTGAAATGGTGTTCTTGGACTGGTGACGACAATGGCATCATGATTTCCGTCAGGACCGTTCCTTTTGTAATCAAAATGAACAGATAAATAATTAAGACATCTGAAATTATCTAATTAACTGAATGGATATTGTAGATAAGATGATACTGAAAGATTCTTTCATAACCTCTGTTCAGATGACACTGTTTAGCTGCATTCTGGTACTGATCCATGCTTTTTTTCTGAATCAGTTTGTACCACACTAATATGTTGCTAAATATTGGCTGTCAGTAAAATCTGTTTTTAGTCTTTAAGAGTTCCAATTCAAGCCTCTTCCTTCAAAGTTTCTATGATGAACCTCCATGCTAGTCAGCTTGCTTCCCTTTGCTGAAGGTTGGATGACAACAAAATCTGTTTTTAGTCTTTAGAATTTTCAGTTCAAGCCTCTGGTTTGTTAAAATTGGTGTTCCTCCTCCTCAGTGACCTTTCTAGGATGAGCTTCAAATTTAATGAGCTTGCTTGCGTTTTCTTTTGCTCAAAACTGGTAGTCATCACAATAATATGAATGTATCTTTGCACCTAATCTAACACTAACATTCTACAATGTGAAGTGGACAACGTGAAACTTTACCAATATGATAACCTAAATGTATATCGTAAGCCCTTATCATTCAGAGATCATTGCTAACATATTACTGGATGATATTTTGCTAGAAACAGGCACTCTTAACCATCCAATTCTCCTTTTCTCAAAACTTGCATTAATCATGATAATATGAATGTATCATTGCAACAAATTTGACATTAATGTTCTATGTGAAATGGTCAGTGTGATACTTTACCAATATGATATCTTAATCTGTATGGTGACCCCTTGTTCATTCAGGTATCATTGCTCTATGCTAACATATCACCAGATGATATTTTGCTAAAAAGGGAGCTTGACAGACTCTCTGCTAGCTATCCAAATTTTAAGGTAGCTGCCACAAGACTCATTCTTTTAGTAGAAAGATCCAAAATTGGGGTTCCTGGATCAATTATAAGCAAACtcaatttatttcttttattttttctgtaaCAACAGGTATTTTATACTGTGGACAAGCCGTCTAAGGACTGGAGAGGAGGTGCTGGGTATATATCAAAGGACATGATTGCGAAAGGCTTGCCTGGTCCCACAGAAGACTCTCTTATACTTGTgagttgttataaatctattacatTCTGTATACACCCACATGTTAAAGAATTTAGAAACTTTAATGCTTGAAGCGGTTAAATGAATGCCCTGTATCTTTGCAAGCGGTTCCACATTTCTGGCATCATAAGTTCAATATATATGCTTACATGAAAATGATTTTATGGGCATAATTGAGAGAAACGAGGTGATTATCATGACAGCCATGTTTAAGGAGTTGTGGGCAAAGGTGCTCTATTGAGACAATCTGGAAAAGTGTAATCTTATTAAAGAATTAACATAGTGAATAACAATAATTAATAAGTGCCCTCAACTGTTTGTGTTTTCCAAAGAAGTTAATCTTACTTAACCAAAGTAGCTGTATTGATAACAtgcatttttgtatttatacaggTCTGTGGTCCCCCAGGAATGATGAAACACATATCTGGAGACAAGGCAAAAGACAGATCACAAGGCGAGGTATGGAGCATCCATTCCTTTTGttgatcttttcttatttttgacTTGGGATAACAAATGTTGTGAAAATTTGGAAGTACTAAAACAGAGGGAaactagaattaaaaaaaaaaactcttttaaGCTTGAGAGATACTGTCATTCACTAAACTAAAACAAACACATATTTGCATGCTATTAGTAATGGAATTGCTCTGGCTACCTGCTTGAAGGGCAGAAAAAGACCTCATTCTATACATACGAAATATGATCGAAATACTACTTGCCTTGTATGATGAGCTTCACCATTGTTAACTGCAATCACTGTATTTAGTTCCAGTGTCCTAAATCTTTCGTGCTCATTTGCAGCTCACTGGTCTACTCAGGGAAATTGGATACACAGAAGAGATGGTATACAAATTTTAAGAGGCTTAAAGAATGCAAGGCTGAGAAATTTTCCCCTGCCTGATGACCTGGGCTAGAGAAAATACGATAGTCGAGCTTTTTATAACCTATGTTGGAGGCAAGATGGAAGATTGCGACATTCGAGatgatcaaataaaatttcaTGTGTCAACATACACCGTAAATCAGTTTCAAATCATACAACTCTCTGGAGCTTTGAATTGCTTTATCAGCTGTTGGAGCCTGAGCACTTCTTGCTTTGCGATCTGGTATATACTAATGCAACCATAATTATTGCGGAAACATGTACAATCTGCATTCCATTTTACGTACTGG contains the following coding sequences:
- the LOC105040185 gene encoding NADH-cytochrome b5 reductase-like protein; the protein is MALLMRRLSRASALGLGNALRVEPNWKSGGRRFPFGAAAAVSSGIAVYYFCSSPTMLAQLEPKSEEPAGKVALDPEKWLEFKLQETARVSHNTQLFRFSFDPAAKLGLDIASCILTRAPIGEESEGRRKYVIRPYTPISDPDSKGYFDLLIKVYPNGKMSQHFASLKPGDVVEVKGPIEKLRYSPNMKKKIGMIAGGTGITPMLQVIKAILKNPNDNTQVSLLYANISPDDILLKRELDRLSASYPNFKVFYTVDKPSKDWRGGAGYISKDMIAKGLPGPTEDSLILVCGPPGMMKHISGDKAKDRSQGELTGLLREIGYTEEMVYKF